A window of Cheilinus undulatus linkage group 1, ASM1832078v1, whole genome shotgun sequence contains these coding sequences:
- the swap70a gene encoding switch-associated protein 70 isoform X1: protein MRLRDELLKTIWHAFTALDVDHRGKVLKSQLKVLSHNLCTVMKVPIDHVALEQHFKDDDEGPLSNYGYMPYLNRFILDKVQKNFDVLEFNKMCWTLCYKKSICTKRLLISDDDAFKVWCIFNFLSEDTYPLVIVTEEIEYFLRKLTEAMRSGWVEEKFAEYKLQLHAKKECLTVWELIELVGISYFNKSMDRQTISLGINEVYQELILDVLKQGYMMKKGHKRKNWTERWFVLQPNFLSYYVCEDMMEQKGEIILDQNCCVESLLDKEGKKCLFIIKCSDKSLEICASDKKMKQEWIQAIQNCIQLLRSGLLSPPREARLRRKELRQRKQAEEEDLMERMKQLQTANELKQRQLEEMREKMEEAEAKAAVEEQRRNKTQLDLQDRYKMDLEREKMVRQQMEEQVAQKSNELEQYLQRVRELEDMYHQLEEALEDERQAKQDEEAMHKLQARLLEEEAAKRAELEQIHLQQQRALCQTEAEKQELVAEQLAKERDLQAATLQLERLEKERRGALEQYEEVSRKLERAANKTKTWKDKVTKHEGLVRLIQPGHKNPVIMTNWGPASVTNTELELKKKLWQEKKNQEAQAQTQ from the exons ATGAGGCTTCGTGATGAACTCCTGAAGACAATATGGCACGCCTTCACAGCACTGGACGTGGATCACCGTGGAAAAGTTTTAAAGTCTCAGTTAAAG GTGCTGTCTCACAATCTGTGCACAGTCATGAAGGTCCCCATTGACCATGTGGCCCTTGAACAACATTTCAAAGACGATGACGAAGGGCCTCTGTCCAACTACGGATACATGCCTTACCTCAACAGGTTTATTCTTGACAAG GTGCAAAAGAATTTTGATGTACTAGAGTTCAACAAGATGTGCTGGACTCTGTGTTACAAGAAAAGTATCTGCACCAAACGCCTGCTCATCTCAGATGACGATGCTTTCAAAGTCTGGtgcattttcaactttttatcagAGGACACATACCCGCTGGTGATCGTTACTGAAGAG ATTGAGTACTTCCTAAGAAAGCTGACAGAGGCCATGAGGAGCGGATGGGTCGAGGAGAAGTTTGCTGAGTACAagctgcagctgcatgcaaagAAGGAGTGCCTGACTGTCTGGGAGCTGATTGAACTAGTGGGGATAAGTTACTTTAACAAGTCCATGGACCGTCAGACCATTTCCTTGGGCATTAATGAGGTCTACCAGGAGCTCATACTGGACGTGCTTAAGCAG GGCTACAtgatgaaaaagggccacaaaaGGAAGAACTGGACAGAGCGCTGGTTTGTGCTTCAACCAAACTTTCTGTCGTACTACGTCTGTGAGGATATGATGGAGCAAAAAGGAGAAATCATCCTGGACCAAAACTGTTGTGTGGAG TCTCTGCTGGATAAAGAGGGGAAGAAATGTCTGTTCATCATCAAGTGCAGTGATAAAAGCCTTGAGATTTGTGCATCTGATAAGAAGATGAAACAAGAATGGATTCAAG CTATCCAAAATTGTATCCAGCTGCTGAGGTCGGGTCTGCTGTCTCCTCCCCGTGAGGCTCGGTTGAGGCGCAAGGAGCTTCGCCAGAGGAAGCAGGCGGAGGAGGAGGACCTGATGGAGAGGATGAAGCAACTCCAGACAGCCAATGAGCTCAAGCAGAGACAGCTGGAAGAGATGAGAGAG AAAATGGAAGAGGCTGAGGCCAAAGCCGCGGtcgaggagcagaggaggaacaAGACTCAGTTAGACCTGCAGGATCGCTACAAAATGGacctggagagagagaaaatg GTGCGTCAGCAGATGGAGGAGCAGGTGGCTCAAAAGTCAAATGAACTGGAGCAGTACCTGCAGCGTGTCCGGGAGCTGGAGGACATGTACCACCAACTGGAGGAGGCGTTAGAGGACGAGAGACAGGCCAAGCAGGACGAAGAGGCCATGCACAAACTGCAGGCCAG GCtgctggaggaggaggcagcAAAGAGGGCTGAGTTGGAGCAGATccacctgcagcagcagagggcGCTGTGTCAGACCGAGGCTGAGAAACAGGAGCTGGTGGCTGAGCAGCTGGCCAAGGAGAGAGACCTGCAGGCGGCCACGCTGCAGCTGGAAAGACTGGAGAAGGAGCGGAGAGGAGCACTGGAGCAATATGAG GAGGTGTCTAGAAAGCTTGAGCGAGCAGCAAACAAGACCAAAACCTGGAAGGACAAGGTGACCAAACATGAGGGGCTGGTGCGTCTCATCCAGCCAG GTCATAAAAATCCAGTGATAATGACTAACTGGGGTCCTGCTTCTGTTACCAACACTGAACTGGAGCTGAAGAAGAAGCTGTGGCAGGAGAAGAAGAATCAGGAAGCTCAGGCTCAGACACAGTGA
- the swap70a gene encoding switch-associated protein 70 isoform X2, which produces MKVPIDHVALEQHFKDDDEGPLSNYGYMPYLNRFILDKVQKNFDVLEFNKMCWTLCYKKSICTKRLLISDDDAFKVWCIFNFLSEDTYPLVIVTEEIEYFLRKLTEAMRSGWVEEKFAEYKLQLHAKKECLTVWELIELVGISYFNKSMDRQTISLGINEVYQELILDVLKQGYMMKKGHKRKNWTERWFVLQPNFLSYYVCEDMMEQKGEIILDQNCCVESLLDKEGKKCLFIIKCSDKSLEICASDKKMKQEWIQAIQNCIQLLRSGLLSPPREARLRRKELRQRKQAEEEDLMERMKQLQTANELKQRQLEEMREKMEEAEAKAAVEEQRRNKTQLDLQDRYKMDLEREKMVRQQMEEQVAQKSNELEQYLQRVRELEDMYHQLEEALEDERQAKQDEEAMHKLQARLLEEEAAKRAELEQIHLQQQRALCQTEAEKQELVAEQLAKERDLQAATLQLERLEKERRGALEQYEEVSRKLERAANKTKTWKDKVTKHEGLVRLIQPGHKNPVIMTNWGPASVTNTELELKKKLWQEKKNQEAQAQTQ; this is translated from the exons ATGAAGGTCCCCATTGACCATGTGGCCCTTGAACAACATTTCAAAGACGATGACGAAGGGCCTCTGTCCAACTACGGATACATGCCTTACCTCAACAGGTTTATTCTTGACAAG GTGCAAAAGAATTTTGATGTACTAGAGTTCAACAAGATGTGCTGGACTCTGTGTTACAAGAAAAGTATCTGCACCAAACGCCTGCTCATCTCAGATGACGATGCTTTCAAAGTCTGGtgcattttcaactttttatcagAGGACACATACCCGCTGGTGATCGTTACTGAAGAG ATTGAGTACTTCCTAAGAAAGCTGACAGAGGCCATGAGGAGCGGATGGGTCGAGGAGAAGTTTGCTGAGTACAagctgcagctgcatgcaaagAAGGAGTGCCTGACTGTCTGGGAGCTGATTGAACTAGTGGGGATAAGTTACTTTAACAAGTCCATGGACCGTCAGACCATTTCCTTGGGCATTAATGAGGTCTACCAGGAGCTCATACTGGACGTGCTTAAGCAG GGCTACAtgatgaaaaagggccacaaaaGGAAGAACTGGACAGAGCGCTGGTTTGTGCTTCAACCAAACTTTCTGTCGTACTACGTCTGTGAGGATATGATGGAGCAAAAAGGAGAAATCATCCTGGACCAAAACTGTTGTGTGGAG TCTCTGCTGGATAAAGAGGGGAAGAAATGTCTGTTCATCATCAAGTGCAGTGATAAAAGCCTTGAGATTTGTGCATCTGATAAGAAGATGAAACAAGAATGGATTCAAG CTATCCAAAATTGTATCCAGCTGCTGAGGTCGGGTCTGCTGTCTCCTCCCCGTGAGGCTCGGTTGAGGCGCAAGGAGCTTCGCCAGAGGAAGCAGGCGGAGGAGGAGGACCTGATGGAGAGGATGAAGCAACTCCAGACAGCCAATGAGCTCAAGCAGAGACAGCTGGAAGAGATGAGAGAG AAAATGGAAGAGGCTGAGGCCAAAGCCGCGGtcgaggagcagaggaggaacaAGACTCAGTTAGACCTGCAGGATCGCTACAAAATGGacctggagagagagaaaatg GTGCGTCAGCAGATGGAGGAGCAGGTGGCTCAAAAGTCAAATGAACTGGAGCAGTACCTGCAGCGTGTCCGGGAGCTGGAGGACATGTACCACCAACTGGAGGAGGCGTTAGAGGACGAGAGACAGGCCAAGCAGGACGAAGAGGCCATGCACAAACTGCAGGCCAG GCtgctggaggaggaggcagcAAAGAGGGCTGAGTTGGAGCAGATccacctgcagcagcagagggcGCTGTGTCAGACCGAGGCTGAGAAACAGGAGCTGGTGGCTGAGCAGCTGGCCAAGGAGAGAGACCTGCAGGCGGCCACGCTGCAGCTGGAAAGACTGGAGAAGGAGCGGAGAGGAGCACTGGAGCAATATGAG GAGGTGTCTAGAAAGCTTGAGCGAGCAGCAAACAAGACCAAAACCTGGAAGGACAAGGTGACCAAACATGAGGGGCTGGTGCGTCTCATCCAGCCAG GTCATAAAAATCCAGTGATAATGACTAACTGGGGTCCTGCTTCTGTTACCAACACTGAACTGGAGCTGAAGAAGAAGCTGTGGCAGGAGAAGAAGAATCAGGAAGCTCAGGCTCAGACACAGTGA